The Pirellulales bacterium genome segment TAATGGAAAGCATCGTGCATCGCGATTTCAGCTCGACGACCGCAACTTCACTAGGAAGTCGCTCAACGCCGGTCCCGCCGACGGCGTATCGGGAAGAGCGCTCTTGCCCATTTCGAATTCCAAGATGGCGATGTGTCGTAAGTATTCCGCTCTGTGGAATTCAAAGTCAGCATCCAGCAGACTTGATTGCTCGGGTCCGGCCAGCTTTCGCGCGACGAGTTCGTCGATATATGGCAACTTGGCCTCGTCATTGAGCCGCAAGAGATTTGCTTCGATACAGCCGGATCGCATCAAATGAATTCCGGTCAACAGAACGCGATAAACATATAACAACGGCTTAACCCGTCGTGGATTCTCTTTCTCAAAAAGCTTCCATTGCGTGGCAGCGAATCCGAGGCAGTGGTGGGCGTGGTGCCGTGTGATGCAGCCGGGGGCGAGCACCTTGAGTTCCTGATGCTCGGACGTCGTGCGAACGACTAACGGTGAGAGCAGTTGTTCGAGCACGTATCCGTTCTTGCGCAACAGTAGCGCTAAGAACTTCTTCGCGTCGTGCGTGACCAGATCGATTTCCAATCCATCTCGAACTTCAGAAACCTCGATCGTCTCGCGACCCGGATAGAGTCCGAGCACTACATCCGCCGGCAAGACATGCACGCCGCGCAGATCATAATCGGAATCCGGCGACGGAAAGCCGTAAAGATGCGCTCCGCTGACCGTCACGAACAAGAGCGGA includes the following:
- a CDS encoding nucleotidyltransferase domain-containing protein, whose amino-acid sequence is MTFDQRLVAQIERQPYPLLFVTVSGAHLYGFPSPDSDYDLRGVHVLPADVVLGLYPGRETIEVSEVRDGLEIDLVTHDAKKFLALLLRKNGYVLEQLLSPLVVRTTSEHQELKVLAPGCITRHHAHHCLGFAATQWKLFEKENPRRVKPLLYVYRVLLTGIHLMRSGCIEANLLRLNDEAKLPYIDELVARKLAGPEQSSLLDADFEFHRAEYLRHIAILEFEMGKSALPDTPSAGPALSDFLVKLRSSS